In Glycine max cultivar Williams 82 chromosome 4, Glycine_max_v4.0, whole genome shotgun sequence, the genomic stretch GCTGTCCATCTCAAGGTGTCCTTCATTTGAGGTTGAATGTGAACGTTACTAATGATTTCCATAAAAACCACAGCTGCACCCTGTTCATGATCAAATAAGTTTCTTCTCAATTTTAAATCCCAGCACCAATGACCATGAGACATGATACCCATATTGGAGATAGAACTGGTCTGTTGTTTACTGATGAGAAACAGCTGATTAAACTGCTGCTCAAGGTTTGAATCAACCCCAAGCCATTTATCCTTCCAGAATTTGACTATGCTTCCATCCCCTACCTTCCAAACCAGATGCTGATGAATAGGGCTAAATTCAGGTTGCTTACTTACTTTTCGAATATCCTTCCACCAATGAGAGTGCCAAGGTGTATCACTGCCATTGTTAAGATCTGCCCAGCCACCATATTTTGAGATAAGAATTCTAGCCCACAGCTGATCTTGAGTAGAGGCTAAAGCCCATAACCATCTACCCAACAAGGCAGCATTAAAACTAGAGATATCCTTAATCCCAAGACCCCCAACTCCTTTGGAAGGCAGATATCTTTCCATTTCACCCAGGCGATTTTGGTGAGGTCTTGAGAGCCCCCCCACAGAAAATTCCTTTGTAAGGATCTCACTTTATGAGCTACTTTTTGaggaattctaaaaaaattggtaGAGCAGTTAACACTGAATTTATCAATGTGACCTTCGCTGCCATTGATAGAGCTCTCTGCTTCCACTTAGACagctttgattcaaattttttaatcaaaggtTTCCACACCAAGCAGCTAGAAGACTTAGCCCCTAGAGGAATCCCCAAGAACTGAAAGGGAATCTCCATCTGCCTGCACTTGAGAAAGTGAGCTGCATCAAGAACCCAATTGGTATCAGCACCAAAAATCCCCACACTGCTCTTGGAAAAATTAATCTTCAACCCAGATACCATTTCAAAGCCTCTAAGCATTGCCTTCATGACAAACACATTATCCCATGAAGCTTCTCCCACAAAGACAGTATCATCTGCATATTGCAGAATGTTTACTGGCACCTTCTGCTTTCCTACTAAATAACTGCTGTACAGACCTTTGGATAGAGCTGTCCTCATCATGCCAGTCAAGCCTTTAGCCacaatattgaaaagaaaaggggCTAAGGGGTCCCCTTGCCTCAAACCTCTAGTGGGGGCAAATTCATTTGAGGGGCTGCCATTTATCAGAATGGATATAGAAGCTGATTGATTGCAAGCATTGATCCATTTCCTCCATATAGGACAGAACCCCATTCTGACCATCATATAATCCAGAAAGTTCCATGAAACAGAGTCATAAGCCTTTGCAAAGTCCACCTTAAACACCAAATCTggttttttacttcttttcgcTTCCTCTATTGCTTAATTGAGAATCAAAGTTCCATGAAGGATGTGTCTATCCTTTATGAAAGCTGTTTGTCTCTTATCAATGACTCCAggcaataattttcttaaccTATTGGCCAGTAATTTAGCAATGATCTTATACATACAACAAATGAGGGAGATGGGCCTATAGTCATCAAAAGACTATGGGTGAttgattttaggaattaaaGCCAAGAAGGATGCATTACTACCCTTAGGAAATCTTCCATTGACATGAAACTCATCTACAAACCTCCTGAAATCTAGTTTGAAAATCTCCCAAAACTCTTTGATGAAGTTAAAATTGAAGCCATCCGGCCCAGGACATTTATCTCCACTGCAACTCCACACAGCCTCCCTAAGATCAAGATCTGAAAATGGGGCAATCAACTCCTCCCTCAAGAATCTGGCAGAAAAGAAGCTTACAACTTGATCCTTAATCAATTTTGGGTTCTGAACCCATGTGCCTTCAATGAACATACCTTGAATTGCATTGTAGTGTCTTCTGAAGTTGATAGATTTATGGAAAAAGGCCGTGTTATTATCACCTTCCCTGAGCCATCTGATCCTTGATTTTTGTCTCAAGATTGATTCATGAGCAAAAGAAATCTCCCACAATTCCTACTGAATGGACTTCATGGTCTGCACTTCATCATCCCCCAAGGGTCTGTCCTGGGCTGAAATATCAATTTGATGCAACTGCTGCTTCAAAAGATAAGTCTTTAATCATCCCCCAAGGGTCTGTCCTACGCATTAAATAAAGATAAGTCTTTAATCCCTAGACCCCCTTTGTTCTTAGGAAGACAAACTTTGTCCCACTTCACCCAAGGAATCTTGCTGGCCTCTTGGTGACTTCCCCACAGAAAATTTCTCTGGATGGAGACAATTTTTTGCACCACTTTTTTGGGGATCCTAAAGAAGGATAGAAGGTAGATAGGTAAGGCTGAGAGGACAGAATTAATAAGAGTGATTCTGCCCCCCATTGATAGAgttctttgcttccattttgcaaGTTTGACTTCAAACTTCCTTACAATAGGCTGCCACACGATCCAGCTCTTAGAGGACACCCCAACTGGAATTCCAAGATAAGTAAAAGGAAATTCCAAAGTACTGCAATTAAGGAATTGGGCAGCTTCCCTGCACCAACTTGCTGATTTACCCAAACAACCAAAGTGGCTTTTAGAGTAATTTATCTTGAATCCACACACCATCCATGAAAATACCTGgaataacattttttcttcttctatgatTGATCAATCTGTGAAAATAAGTAGAGTTGTTGTCCCCTTCTTTTAGCCACTTAATTCTAGCCTTTTGTCTCAACATAGATTCATATGCATAAGCTGCCTCCCACAATTGAACTTGAAGAGATTTCTTAAGAGTGACTTCCACTTGGGATAGAGGTATGTCATTTACATTCATATGAtatgtattcttaaaaaattatcaatgagctgtttgatagaatgactgaaaaaggttttaaatacactctcagtataatgtcttttgAGAGTCAATTTATCACCATGAAGTGAGAGTCATATTGttgataaaaggctttaaatacactgtggctaatttctgtattgttttttttagggctatcatttactactgctaaTTGGCGTTGCTGCGGAAGTGCTTTGATTATATCTTTGAAGCCTCAAAGtcaggtatttatatctttgattcaaaaactaatttgaaattgttgttgtatgcattactggtatatttgtaacttatgctatgcctgtctacatgacctttgtttcattggactgatatcTTTGAAGTATTTACTATGATTTAAACTCTCATAACTTGTTCATTGTTagtgttgaatgtttttgtaattttatctgctgcccttctctatatatatgttgtgactgccactgcccttctctctctcttgtattatcttttttttattagcaaaattataatttgtattaataactgtgagtaccagaggtactaaatatACAAGGTAGAAACCAGCAGACTAGCAGAAGCATAGGTCCTACGAATTAGTGGCCAATCTAAATAGAATACAATAACCCTGCACTACtaccctaataaaaaaatgttgttgataAATTACTAGACCAATAGTTGTAGGGCTGGGCAAAGCCTTTCTCCAGCTGTCTTGTCCGCaaattccctttttttttgctcagcaaaattagatattatatatattgaaaactaCCAGTGGTACTAAGATTACATTGGTAGATATAAATGTGCATTTGGTTGCTGTTTTATAACAGAACCATTTACAACAAGCTAATTGATACATAGATTGTGAATCCTCTACAGCCTATTTACTAAACACTTCTTTTAGGTTGGAGGACCACTGATTAAAATGTGTTCCAAAGTCTGTCTCCATATTTCTAAATGGGCAGGCTCCTCCTCTACATCTCCACAAAATGGGCACTATACCTCATTTAATTATCACAACCTGCCACCTTCTAAGATTCATCCTAGTTGGAAGTTTGTCCCTAATTAGCCTCCAAGCAAAAACCAGTGATTTACTTGGTATTTTGAGCTTCCAAATGTCCACAAAGTCCAAATTCTGATTAGCTCCCATTTGTGCTTCCCATATCAAGTCATATCCGCTTTTTGTTGAGTAGTATCCAGTTTGATCATGCTTCCAGCTGCACCTATCCTCCCTATTTGGCTGAATCTGCTGCTGTGATAGTTCTCCAAGGAAATTAtctgccatttgaatttcactatCAAAAAGAGCCGTCCTCCAAGATAGCTTCCACTCCCATCCGCCGTTGGTGTTATTCCCCATATTCATAATGATTTGTTTCTGTTGATCAGAAATTCGGTACAACCTTGGTTATTTGTCCATTAATGGTATAGCATTTTGTGTCCAAGGGTCCTCCCAAAATATTAACTTCTCCCCACCTTCCACCTTCCAATTTCTTTCCGTTTTGACTACCTGGTTCTGCTGTTGCTGCTGACTTGATAGCAGGTCCCTCCACCAAATAGAGTCTTGGCTTTCTCTAATGCCTTCCTCCAATGCCCTCCAGCCTCCATACTTTGAGACTATGAACTCTGCAGATTATCAACCCCTTCCATTCGCTGCAAGAGTTCCAATATGCTTCCAGCTTTTATCTTAGCTCTATCAGTTCCATTTTCTGACAACTCCTGCAGTGCTGCTTCTGCACCATGTTCTTTCGTTAGTTTTAATTGCAGTGGATCTCTGGTGCATAGTGACCACAAGACAACAGCAACATTCTCTCGATTGCGTGGAGAGCCGGTTCGTATAACCTCAACAACAATATGAATTGGCTTGGTTCTTCAATACAAGTGTCTGCTGTCCTGTATGCAAAGGACAGCAGCAACAACATCCTGtatgcagcagcagcagcagcatccTGTATGCACAAGTGTCTGCTGTGTCTTGGGGCAGGTtcttcaacacacacacacacacagaaacacacacacacacacagaaacacatacacacagaaacacacacacacagaaacacacacacacaaaaacaaacacacacagccacacatNNNNNNNNNNNNNNNNNNNNNNNNNNNNNNNNNNNNNNNNNNNNNNNNNNNNNNNNNNNNNNNNNNNNNNNNNNNNNNNNNNNNNNNNNNNNNNNNNNNNNNNNNNNNNNNNNNNNNNNNNNNNNNNNNNNNNNNNNNNNNNNNNNNNNNNNNNNNNNNNNNNNNNNNNNNNNNNNNNNNNNNNNNNNNNNNNNNNNNNNNNNNNNNNNNNNNNNNNNNNNNNNNNNNNNNNNNNNNNNNNNNNNNNNNNNNNNNNNNNNNNNNNNNNNNNNNNNNNNNNNNNNNNNNNNNNNNNNNNNNNNNNNNNNNNNNNNNNNNNNNNNNNNNNNNNNNNNNNNNNNNNNNNNNNNNNNNNNNNNNNNNNNNNNNNNNNNNNNNNNNNNNNNNNNNNNNNNNNNNNNNNNNNNNNNNNNNNNNNNNNNNNNNNNNNNNNNNNNNNNNNNNNNNNNNNNNNNNNNNNNNNNNNNNNNNNNNNNNNNNNNNNNNNNNNNNNNNNNNNNNNNNNNNNNNNNNNNNNNNNNNNNNNNNNNNNNNNNNNNNNNNNNNNNNNNNNNNNNNNNNNNNNNNNNNNNNNNNNNNNNNNNNNNNNNNNNNNNNNNNNNNNNNNNNNNNNNNNNNNNNNNNNNNNNNNNNNNNNNNNNNNNNNNNNNNNNNNNNNNNNNNNNNNNNNNNNNNNNNNNNNNNNNNNNNNNNNNNNNNNNNNNNNNNNNNNNNNNNNNNNNNNNNNNNNNNNNNNNNNNNNNNNNNNNNNNNNNNNNNNNNNNNNNNNNNNNNNNNNNNNNNNNNNNNNNNNNNNNNNNNNNNNNNNNNNNNNNNNNNNNNNNNNNNNNNNNNNNNNNNNNNNNNNNNNNNNNNNNNNNNNNNNNNNNNNNNNNNNNNNNNNNNNNNNNNNNNNNNNNNNNNNNNNNNNNNNNNNNNNNNNNNNNNNNNNNNNNNNNNNNNNNNNNNNNNNNNNNNNNNNNNNNNNNNNNNNNNNNNNNNNNNNNNNNNNNNNNNNNNNNNNNNNNNNNNNNNNNNNNNNNNNNNNNNNNNNNNNNNNNNNNNNNNNNNNNNNNNNNNNNNNNNNNNNNNNNNNNNNNNNNNNNNNNNNNNNNNNNNNNNNNNNNNNNNNNNNNNNNNNNNNNNNNNNNNNNNNNNNNNNNNNNNNNNNNNNNNNNNNNNNNNNNNNNNNNNNNNNNNNNNNNNNNNNNNNNNNNNNNNNNNNNNNNNNNNNNNNNNNNNNNNNNNNNNNNNNNNNNNNNNNNNNNNNNNNNNNNNNNNNNNNNNNNNNNNNNNNNNNNNNNNNNNNNNNNNNNNNNNNNNNNNNNNNNNNNNNNNNNNNNNNNNNNNNNNNNNNNNNNNNNNNNNNNNNNNNNNNNNNNNNNNNNNNNNNNNNNNNNNNNNNNNNNNNNNNNNNNNNNNNNNNNNNNNNNNNNNNNNNNNNNNNNNNNNNNNNNNNNNNNNNNNNNNNNNNNNNNNNNNNNNNNNNNNNNNNNNNNNNNNNNNNNNNNNNNNNNNNNNNNNNNNNNNNNNNNNNNNNNNNNNNNNNNNNNNNNNNNNNNNNNNNNNNNNNNNNNNNNNNNNNNNNNNNNNNNNNNNNNNNNNNNNNNNNNNNNNNNNNNNNNNNNNNNNNNNNNNNNNNNNNNNNNNNNNNNNNNNNNNNNNNNNNNNNNNNNNNNNNNNNNNNNNNNNNNNNNNNNNNNNNNNNNNNNNNNNNNNNNNNNNNNNNNNNNNNNNNNNNNNNNNNNNNNNNNNNNNNNNNNNNNNNNNNNNNNNNNNNNNNNNNNNNNNNNNNNNNNNNNNNNNNNNNNNNNNNNNNNNNNNNNNNNNNNNNNNNNNNNNNNNNNNNNNNNNNNNNNNNNNNNNNNNNNNNNNNNNNNNNNNNNNNNNNNNNNNNNNNNNNNNNNNNNNNNNNNNNNNNNNNNNNNNNNNNNNNNNNNNNNNNNNNNNNNNNNNNNNNNNNNNNNNNNNNNNNNNNNNNNNNNNNNNNNNNNNNNNNNNNNNNNNNNNNNNNNNNNNNNNNNNNNNNNNNNNNNNNNNNNNNNNNNNNNNNNNNNNNNNNNNNNNNNNNNNNNNNNNNNNNNNNNNNNNNNNNNNNNNNNNNNNNNNNNNNNNNNNNNNNNNNNNNNNNNNNNNNNNNNNNNNNNNNNNNNNNNNNNNNNNNNNNNNNNNNNNNNNNNNNNNNNNNNNNNNNNNNNNNNNNNNNNNNNNNNNNNNNNNNNNNNNNNNNNNNNNNNNNNNNNNNNNNNNNNNNNNNNNNNNNNNNNNNNNNNNNNNNNNNNNNNNNNNNNNNNNNNNNNNNNNNNNNNNNNNNNNNNNNNNNNNNNNNNNNNNNNNNNNNNNNNNNNNNNNNNNNNNNNNNNNNNNNNNNNNNNNNNNNNNNNNNNNNNNNNNNNNNNNNNNNNNNNNNNNNNNNNNNNNNNNNNNNNNNNNNNNNNNNNNNNNNNNNNNNNNNNNNNNNNNNNNNNNNNNNNNNNNNNNNNNNNNNNNNNNNNNNNNNNNNNNNNNNNNNNNNNNNNNNNNNNNNNNNNNNNNNNNNNNNNNNNNNNNNNNNNNNNNNNNNNNNNNNNNNNNNNNNNNNNNNNNNNNNNNNNNNNNNNNNNNNNNNNNNNNNNNNNNNNNNNNNNNNNNNNNNNNNNNNNNNNNNNNNNNNNNNNNNNNNNNNNNNNNNNNNNNNNNNNNNNNNNNNNNNNNNNNNNNNNNNNNNNNNNNNNNNNNNNNNNNNNNNNNNNNNNNNNNNNNNNNNNNNNNNNNNNNNNNNNNNNNNNNNNNNNNNNNNNNNNNNNNNNNNNNNNNNNNNNNNNNNNNNNNNNNNNNNNNNNNNNNNNNNNNNNNNNNNNNNNNNNNNNNNNNNNNNNNNNNNNNNNNNNNNNNNNNNNNNNNNNNNNNNNNNNNNNNNNNNNNNNNNNNNNNNNNNNNNNNNNNNNNNNNNNNNNNNNNNNNNNNNNNNNNNNNNNNNNNNNNNNNNNNNNNNNNNNNNNNNNNNNNNNNNNNNNNNNNNNNNNNNNNNNNNNNNNNNNNNNNNNNNNNNNNNNNNNNNNNNNNNNNNNNNNNNNNNNNNNNNNNNNNNNNNNNNNNNNNNNNNNNNNNNNNNNNNNNNNNNNNNNNNNNNNNNNNNNNNNNNNNNNNNNNNNNNNNNNNNNNNNNNNNNNNNNNNNNNNNNNNNNNNNNNNNNNNNNNNNNNNNNNNNNNNNNNNNNNNNNNNNNNNNNNNNNNNNNNNNNNNNNNNNNNNNNNNNNNNNNNNNNNNNNNNNNNNNNNNNNNNNNNNNNNNNNNNNNNNNNNNNNNNNNNNNNNNNNNNNNNNNNNNNNNNNNNNNNNNNNNNNNNNNNNNNNNNNNNNNNNNNNNNNNNNNNNNNNNNNNNNNNNNNNNNNNNNNNNNNNNNNNNNNNNNNNNNNNNNNNNNNNNNNNNNNNNNNNNNNNNNNNNNNNNNNNNNNNNNNNNNNNNNNNNNNNNNNNNNNNNNNNNNNNNNNNNNNNNNNNNNNNNNNNNNNNNNNNNNNNNNNNNNNNNNNNNNNNNNNNNNNNNNNNNNNNNNNNNNNNNNNNNNNNNNNNNNNNNNNNNNNNNNNNNNNNNNNNNNNNNNNNNNNNNNNNNNNNNNNNNNNNNNNNNNNNNNNNNNNNNNNNNNNNNNNNNNNNNNNNNNNNNNNNNNNNNNNNNNNNNNNNNNNNNNNNNNNNNNNNNNNNNNNNNNNNNNNNNNNNNNNNNNNNNNNNNNNNNNNNNNNNNNNNNNNNNNNNNNNNNNNNNNNNNNNNNNNNNNNNNNNNNNNNNNNNNNNNNNNNNNNNNNNNNNNNNNNNNNNNNNNNNNNNNNNNNNNNNNNNNNNNNNNNNNNNNNNNNNNNNNNNNNNNNNNNNNNNNNNNNNNNNNNNNNNNNNNNNNNNNNNNNNNNNNNNNNNNNNNNNNNNNNNNNNNNNNNNNNNNNNNNNNNNNNNNNNNNNNNNNNNNNNNNNNNNNNNNNNNNNNNNNNNNNNNNNNNNNNNNNNNNNNNNNNNNNNNNNNNNNNNNNNNNNNNNNNNNNNNNNNNNNNNNNNNNNNNNNNNNNNNNNNNNNNNNNNNNNNNNNNNNNNNNNNNNNNNNNNNNNNNNNNNNNNNNNNNNNNNNNNNNNNNNNNNNNNNNNNNNNNNNNNNNNNNNNNNNNNNNNNNNNNNNNNNNNNNNNNNNNNNNNNNNNNNNNNNNNNNNNNNNNNNNNNNNNNNNNNNNNNNNNNNNNNNNNNNNNNNNNNNNNNNNNNNNNNNNNNNNNNNNNNNNNNNNNNNNNNNNNNNNNNNNNNNNNNNNNNNNNNNNNNNNNNNNNNNNNNNNNNNNNNNNNNNNNNNNNNNNNNNNNNNNNNNNNNNNNNNNNNNNNNNNNNNNNNNNNNNNNNNNNNNNNNNNNNNNNNNNNNNNNNNNNNNNNNNNNNNNNNNNNNNNNNNNNNNNNNNNNNNNNNNNNNNNNNNNNNNNNNNNNNNNNNNNNNNNNNNNNNNNNNNNNNNNNNNNNNNNNNNNNNNNNNNNNNNNNNNNNNNNNNNNNNNNNNNNNNNNNNNNNNNNNNNNNNNNNNNNNNNNNNNNNNNNNNNNNNNNNNNNNNNNNNNNNNNNNNNNNNNNNNNNNNNNNNNNNNNNNNNNNNNNNNNNNNNNNNNNNNNNNNNNNNNNNNNNNNNNNNNNNNNNNNNNNNNNNNNNNNNNNNNNNNNNNNNNNNNNNNNNNNNNNNNNNNNNNNNNNNNNNNNNNNNNNNNNNNNNNNNNNNNNNNNNNNNNNNNNNNNNNNNNNNNNNNNNNNNNNNNNNNNNNNNNNNNNNNNNNNNNNNNNNNNNNNNNNNNNNNNNNNNNNNNNNNNNNNNNNNNNNNNNNNNNNNNNNNNNNNNNNNNNNNNNNNNNNNNNNNNNNNNNNNNNNNNNNNNNNNNNNNNNNNNNNNNNNNNNNNNNNNNNNNNNNNNNNNNNNNNNNNNNNNNNNNNNNNNNNNNNNNNNNNNNNNNNNNNNNNNNNNNNNNNNNNNNNNNNNNNNNNNNNNNNNNNNNNNNNNNNNNNNNNNNNNNNNNNNNNNNNNNNNNNNNNNNNNNNNNNNNNNNNNNNNNNNNNNNNNNNNNNNNNNNNNNNNNNNNNNNNNNNNNNNNNNNNNNNNNNNNNNNNNNNNNNNGCCATCAAAATGTGGCATTGgacaataagacaggagattcaactatgttgaagatgggagattcagctaaagttgtgatcaaacaagacatgaagggaagaaggcataaatatgggtttaacaacaatgaacgtgagaaggcacagaagaaaagggtggtggatgatgaaactgccgacaaacatcagctggatgaagtcctatgaagatcctcctcattctcaaagaggggaacgagcaacaatttgaaggttgtatattcaggaactaaagaattcaaaatagctagtaataagagggatttgtttttgggattttttgagTACCAAGAGTGGCTACGCAAGAagtttgcacttgaggagggaaggatatttgtagctaatgaacaagtttcttaactatttgtccttaagattttactatttgtttttgctaatatgtaaatataaatggtataagggtattccgtaaaaacatggtctatatttacttctaagattgttaggggtaaaaatgaCCATGTCCCTATGGAATagccttatattatttatatttacatataagaaaaaaaacagtaaaatcttaaggacaaatagttaagaaacttgttcattagctgcaaatatccttcagTCACAGATGCAGTCTCAGGCAcctcctgagcctctggttggtcctggtccctccggtcctcgggtgagcacaaaggggagttgtgttgatccctcaggaaacgatcctgagacaggtgactctgacaggtgcggcttgtacatagaagcagatcctgcccgcctggttgccgtGGGGAGAGTTTACGAGGGATCAACTCTTGTTCATagcactcctttgttgcctggccaagtaaaggtgagtgtggatgaggttaaagatgcagatgctccagttcctgtacccactgctgaggtttccttagtggggcaggcacttcacaccttccttgcttggccgacacatctgatcaagtctttatcacaccaggtacttattgtccttactatatgtttcttctttttaaattaattcattaagcgtgccttaaatttggctatttaactttgtttcatcaataggtagctgtgtctccgccaaaaccacctccgaagcctGATCCgaaggtcgatgatccgctttatctgatgacattgaccatctcagagcttttcttgaggccttatcaggttagatgggatgccaccgtgttcggggtcgttaatccagatttccccctgtacataaagcacgaagacctctccgaaatcgcacacggtggttaATGTCTcaacatatcagtgttacagttgtggattctgtaagtctttatataaaaggcttttatttacctaagttatggctttcaattcataaatatttaactttgacttaacataaacaggcatctcactgaaacatgtatgcgagcggggaattctgatatctatggattcctcgagcctcagtccattcagaggtctgggcaatcgcagtttgaatctgaaagttacataaagagttggatgcagagttcacaacgcgatgtgtatcttggagcctacctaaatgggtaagtcacaaaataacaaaatttaattaatgtttactaatgtactaacccattttaggttccactgcagcggacattggcagat encodes the following:
- the LOC102665481 gene encoding uncharacterized protein — translated: MGNNTNGGWEWKLSWRTALFDSEIQMADNFLGELSQQQIQPNREDRCSWKHDQTGYYSTKSGYDLIWEAQMGANQNLDFVDIWKLKIPSKSLVFAWRLIRDKLPTRMNLRRWQVVIIK